The sequence TtccatggctgggcgcggtggctcacgcctgtaatcccagcactttgggaggctgaggcgggtggatcacctgaggtctggagttcgagaccagcctgaccaacatggagaaaccccatctctactaaaaatacaaaaaattacctgggcatggtggcacatgcctgtaattccagctactcaggaggctgaggcaggagaatcgcttgaacccaggaggcagaggttgcagtgagcggagatcacgccattgcactccagcctgggcaacgagcgaaactctgtctcaaaaaaaaaaaaaaaagcgggcaCTCCACAAGAGAAGATAGAAAAGAGATATCTGGGAAAAAAAGTTCTGCTACCTATGCCAGTCTCCCTTTCCTGAGCTGTTTTTTCTGTAGTTGTTACTTCTTGACTTAATTCTTGACTTTCTTTAAGCTGTTCTACAGGCAGGACCAAATCTCACgtcctctgctttctcttttttcaccCAGGGTGATAATCTTTAGGTGCCACACACAGGAAATATTTGATAATGGTGATAACTAACATTTATCAGGCATatactatgtgtcaagcactgtgctgaATGCTTAGAGGTTGGCATCTCATTTCACCAATGAGGCAACTCTTAGAAATAATGTATCAGTTagctgaccttgggcaagtagcAAAGCCAAGCTTGGAGATCAGGCTGTCAGACACCAAAGTCTGTGCTCTCAATCACTGTATGCTCTCTCTCAGTAATTATCTTTCACTAATATTTAGGATATtcataaaaattgagaaaacagcCATAAAGATCAGAGGATGAACTTTGTGATCCTCTCGGGGGAAGGGGCAATATTATATTGTGTCTTATTTTCCCTTTGCAGGCTGGTTTACCATGACTTCTTCAGAGACCCTCTCAACTGGTCAAAAACTGAGGAGGCCTTTCCTGGGGGGCCGCTGGGAGCCTTGAGAGCCATGTGCAAGAGGACAGATCCTGTTCCTGTCACCATTGCTCTCGATTCACTCAGCTGGCTGCTACTTCGCCTTCCCTGCACCACACTCTGCCAGGTCCTGCATGCTGTGAGCCATCAGGACTCTTGTCCTGGTGAGACCCCTCCTTCATTGTTTCCCCTCATACATCTCCCTCTGCCAAGGAGTGTGCCCCTTTTCCTTTCTACCCTAGAATAAACATCTGGGTTCTCCAGTCAgaccttttttcatttttttgacttttttgtctgtttttttttttttttacttctccttAATGCCATCtaccatttgcttttttttctccaagttatttttttactcatttgtttcactcattcattcatttaacaaatcaatagtaaatatatacaatgtgtcAGGTACAATTCTAGATAATGGCAAAATACAGACTGACTGTAGCTGGGTCCTTGCCTTCCAGGAGCTCGAAGTCCCATAAAAGATGGAGATAAGTAAACAGGCAGTTACAAGATGGTCTGATAAAGGCCATGATGATACAGGCATGCACAGGGCACCTTAAAGAAGGGcactcttggccgggcgcggtggctcactcctgtaatcctagcactttgggaggccgaggtgggtagatcacaaggtcaggagatcgagaccatcctggctaacatggtgaaaccccgtctctactaaaaatacaaaaaaaaattagccgggcttggtggcgggcacctctagtcccagctacccgggaggctgaggcaggagaatggcgtgaacccgggaggtggagcttgcagtgagctgagatgggccactgcactccagcctgggcgacagagcaagactccatctcaaaaaaaaaaaaaggcactctCTTGAAGAGCAAGAGGTCATCCAGGCAAATTTGGCCGGGCAGGGGCACTGAGACTAGCCTTGAAGTGCACTGTGGGTACTCGAATGGACTTAGGAGTCAGACGCCCAGCTTTGTATTAAGGTGCTTGATCTCTCATTGCTTCACTTTCCCCTGTATATGGGGGAAGGTACAAGGGAAGTATTAGGATGAACCACTATATTGCCATTTCTTAGGTTAAAAGTTGTTAAATAttgtctgggcgcagtggctcatgcctgtaatcccagcacttggggaggccaaggcgggcggatcacctggagttggagaccagcctggccaacatggtgaaaccctgtctctactaaaaatacaaaaaattagctgggtgtggtggtgcacgcctgtaatcccagctactcgggaggctgaggcaggagaatcacttgaacccaggaggcagaggttgcagtgagctgagatcacgccaccgtactgcagcctgggtgacagagaaagacgtcatctcaaaaaaataaaaacagtccgggcgcagaggctcatgcctgtaatcccagcattttgggaggccaagacaggtagatcacgaggtcaggagttcaagaccagcctggccaagatgctgaaaccccgtctctaccaaatacaaaaattagccaggcgtggtggcacgcgcctgtagtcccagctactcaggagactgaggcagtattGTTGAGCCCGTagcaggggttgcagtaagccaagattgcgccactgcactctagcctgggcgacagagcaagactccatctcgaaaaagaaaagaaaaaaaaattgttaaatgtcAGTGATTTCATACAGTTTGACCTAAAAACGCTGACCTTTGTAAGGATTCAAACATTGTGTTAAAGCGTTTAGCATAGTACCTGACACTCTCTAAATGCTCCCAAAAAGGGAGGCAGAGAATTGAAGGCACTGACTGAGATCTTGGGAAGTTCCAGAAACTACAAGTACTTCCGTGTGtaagagatgaggctggaaagtAAGTGGACACCACCTGCTGGAAGCGTTCGTTCCATCCTGAAGGCAGGAGCTGCTGAAGAATAGAAGTTAGAGCGGTGCCTTGATCAGCTTTACATTGGGATGATAGAGGAGATTAAGGTGTGGGCTGGAGGAGGCTCAGAGCACGGTAGTGAGATTGGCCAAGGGACGTCAGGATTTTGGCAGCACTGTGATGGAATTGTGAGGCTCTCTCTTCTTCACTGTTAGCTCCCAGGCCACCAACCTGAATGCTCCCTACTATCCTACATTTCTTGTCCTCCTCTAGGTGACAGCTCCTCAGTGGGGAAAGTGAGTGTGCTGGGCTTGCTACATGAAGAGCTTCATGGACCAGGCCCTGTGGGAGCTCTCAGCAGCCTTGCTCAGACTGAGGTGACCCTGGGCGGTACCATGGGCCAGGCCTCGGCCCACATCCTGTGTCGGAGGCCCCGACAGCGCCCAACTGACCAGGTCAGAAGAACCAACAGAGAAGGACTGGAAACGGGGGACAGAGAAAGGGGTGGCACGATGGGAAGAACAATGAAAATGCTGATGTTTCAAGGagactttaaaaacaaacttttttagagatggggtttcactgtgttggtcagggtggtctcaaacttctgggctcaagtgatccttccacctcagcctcccaaagtgctaggattacagacgtgagccactgtgcccagccctcagtgagacctttttttaaaaaaagctgatTTAGgtatttctctgttttctatcactcacttcatttaatcctctcagctATGGTTAAGGTAGATTgttttattatcaccatttttcaGGCTGGAAAGCCAGTCCAGGGAGGGTTTTATTCccttggagttttttttttttt comes from Homo sapiens chromosome 17, GRCh38.p14 Primary Assembly and encodes:
- the ELP5 gene encoding elongator complex protein 5 isoform 2 (isoform 2 is encoded by transcript variant 2), encoding MLDSLLALGGLVLLRDSVEWEGRSLLKALVKKSALCGEQVHILGCEVSEEEFREGFDSDINNRLVYHDFFRDPLNWSKTEEAFPGGPLGALRAMCKRTDPVPVTIALDSLSWLLLRLPCTTLCQVLHAVSHQDSCPGDSSSVGKVSVLGLLHEELHGPGPVGALSSLAQTEVTLGGTMGQASAHILCRRPRQRPTDQTQWFSILPDFSLDLQEGPSVESQPYSDPHIPPVSKNAKARTRKCSLVSGHGRENKSCRGWGWGQGF